A stretch of Salvelinus alpinus chromosome 4, SLU_Salpinus.1, whole genome shotgun sequence DNA encodes these proteins:
- the LOC139573705 gene encoding brevican core protein-like isoform X2 translates to MRLEMLLSLLLCVICPLVLPSSSTPSQASDDSRLLQVTIPTTPPLSAVLGGSLTLPCLVSLSHPPPNTNGRHAVLSLPRVKWSVLSQGHETEILVARGDRVKVSEAYKDRASLLHYASSPADLTLRLDGLQYNDSGFYRCEVQQGLEDADGVAQVKVKGVVFHYRDASSRYAFTFAQARDACEEIGAHIATPEQLLAAYHSGYEQCDAGWLSDHSVSIDTLLHRYPIQMPREGCFGDMDGHPGVRNYGLLEPDELYDVYCYVENIEGEVFHGSAPRSFTLWEAKAYCLAQGAELATTGQLYAAWNDGLNACSPGWLADGSVRYPIVTPRERCGGGEAGVRTVYRHLNQTGFPEAHTRHDTYCFRGNSNTHTESPHDYLATEPEDIGQDIVTLFEPLEEFSQVTEQVVSEEAQGSLTTLPIPEEQHPSEHIEEQGAVPGEQYPEQGAVPGEQYPEQGAVPGEQYPEQRAVPGEQYPEQGAVPGEQYPEQVAVPGEHGEEQGVVPGEHGEEQGAVTEEAYIKEDGEEQEAVPGQHREEQRVDHGEQYPDQPGEEQGAVDGPGPTVVYHEELPFPVEPQDPFTPTSFPQDLEPTEDTWQPVKEVSNPESYQPAPEEANLDSNYPVTPYDELNANPTLYPPSPETNYESGDLTTAHKDIGSPDPYQPSLESNMESGEPSIEGVPGTALEAPVPTRAYEEVDGSNDPHPMPGTTPESGKPTESQYGISEESHMQTEITQETEHYTFTSETAGSNVSGVEATTRYDSSPEEQLESGLPTPPEEDHSGDEHAIQVEHVMDTVYPSTSYDLSGGSIRPEGAIAGDVEDTSVSSTSPHEEMELFPDQSTTQPPYWENTPEYRRTNSVDHSASVLLPEEHTTSLDSLVIQTGENSGSATAESENLATLSPVEMDPYVLIPTSEYAYDPTQEQSGVTSPDSSTLDDHVEQEAGGTVDSLPEVSMGSTDQDEHTDLGSVPTDKVLRVIYDTDSSEASGVHEGMLDVTLLTSPIPITYSPPTQRSVEAEASSPGDFITFIPESSVPSGFDPLEEGLDKVEREGLGEIPEVVETTTPETASGVEGSRDEENGQEVSGEEESGQEARGDKESGQEVNGDDKSGQEASGDEKSGQEASGDEESGQEASGDEESGQEASGDEESGQEASGGKESGLKVSGDEDSDQEVSGQEGVESGLGSGSDEEHSESDESGEVSGILEPEVPYMNETVTPINGTTVNSTDESEPESSTDAPSTDMEITLLSDLSQTPLSSPTVPQESRADANLEYSGETSVTEDPDSITPLTEEPEETPSPTPTTEDYDDQTTTAAPLYPEDVDEEKLITTPTTPRFGNISDACLENPCSNGGTCVDSGSSTKCLCLPTYGGDMCQTDLEVCEPGWEKFMGFCYRHFTKRQGWEVAEQHCRMCGGHLISVMTPEEQDYINEMYREYQWTGLNDRTIEGDFRWSDGNPLLYENWYRSQPDSYFLSGEDCVVMVWHDGGRWSDVPCNYHLSYTCKKGTSFCGQPPVIANAKVFGKSRLRYETNSKVRYYCEEGFLQTQNPVIKCLSNGQWEEALITCHPALTNLAEEEQKVTMPPYQNEGVEVVDTATEKATSEFWDIKWN, encoded by the exons ATGACTCCAGACTCCTACAGGTGACCATCCCTACGACCCCTCCCTTATCTGCCGTCTTGGGGGGCTCTCTTACCCTACCTTGCCTGGTGTCTCTGTCCCACCCGCCCCCCAACACGAATGGCCGCCACGCCGTCCTCTCCCTACCCAGGGTCAAGTGGAGCGTGCTGTCCCAGGGGCACGAGACTGAGATCCTGGTGGCCCGAGGGGACAGGGTGAAGGTCAGCGAGGCCTACAAGGACCGAGCCTCCCTGCTCCATTACGCTTCCTCCCCAGCCGACCTCACCCTGAGGCTGGATGGCCTGCAGTACAACGACTCTGGCTTCTACCGCTGTGAGGTGCAGCAGGGCCTGGAGGATGCCGATGGTGTGGCTCAAGTCAAGGTGAAAG GGGTGGTGTTCCACTACCGTGATGCTTCCAGTCGCTATGCCTTTACCTTTGCGCAGGCCCGGGACGCCTGTGAGGAGATCGGGGCTCACATCGCCACCCCAGAGCAGCTCTTGGCAGCCTACCACAGTGGCTATGAGCAGTGTGATGCGGGCTGGCTCTCAGACCACTCAGTGAG TATCGACACTCTTCTCCACAGATATCCTATCCAGATGCCACGAGAGGGATGTTTTGGAGACATGGACGGGCATCCTGGAGTGAGGAACTATGGGCTGCTGGAACCTGATGAGCTGTACGATGTATACTGTTATGTGGAGAACATAGAGG GGGAAGTGTTCCATGGATCTGCCCCCCGAAGTTTCACCCTGTGGGAAGCTAAGGCCTATTGTCTGGCTCAGGGAGCGGAGCTGGCTACCACAGGTCAGCTGTATGCAGCCTGGAATGACGGACTGAACGCCTGCAGCCCGGGGTGGTTGGCTGATGGGAGTGTACGCTACCCCATTGTCACTCCCAGGGAGCGTTGTGGTGGAGGGGAGGCTGGGGTCAGGACTGTCTATCGCCATTTGAACCAGACAGGCTTTCCAGAGGCACACACTCGCCACGACACTTACTGCTTCCGAG GCAACAGCAACACTCACACCGAATCTCCCCATGATTACCTGGCAACAGAGCCAGAGGACATCGGCCAGGACATTGTGACGCTGTTTGAGCCTCTGGAGGAATTCAGTCAGGTGACGGAGCAGGTGGTGAGCGAAGAAGCTCAGGGCTCCCTGACTACCCTCCCTATTCCAGAGGAGCAGCACCCATCAGAGCATATAGAGGAGCAGGGGGCTGTCCCTGGAGAGCAGTACCCAGAGCAGGGGGCTGTCCCTGGGGAGCAGTACCCAGAGCAGGGGGCTGTCCCTGGGGAGCAGTACCCAGAGCAGAGGGCTGTCCCTGGGGAGCAGTACCCAGAGCAGGGGGCTGTCCCTGGAGAGCAGTACCCAGAGCAGGTGGCTGTCCCTGGGGAGCACGGAGAAGAACAGGGGGTTGTTCCTGGAGAAcacggagaggagcagggggCTGTTACTGAGGAGGCATACATCAAGGAGGACggagaggaacaggaggctgTGCCTGGGCagcacagagaggaacagagggttgATCATGGGGAGCAGTACCCAGACCAGCCTGGAGAGGAGCAGGGGGCTGTCGATGGCCCGGGCCCTACTGTTGTCTATCACGAGGAGCTACCCTTTCCGGTTGAACCCCAAGACCCATTCACCCCCACATCCTTCCCCCAAGACCTGGAGCCCACAGAGGACACCTGGCAGCCGGTGAAAGAGGTCAGCAACCCAGAATCATATCAGCCTGCCCCTGAGGAGGCAAACTTAGATTCAAACTACCCAGTCACACCCTATGATGAGCTGAATGCAAACCCAACACTGTATCCACCTTCTCCCGAGACAAATTATGAATCAGGTGATCTTACAACTGCTCATAAAGACATTGGTAGCCCCGATCCCTACCAGCCCTCGTTAGAGTCAAACATGGAATCAGGAGAGCCCTCTATAGAGGGTGTACCAGGGACTGCTCTGGAGGCCCCCGTGCCCACCAGAGCATATGAGGAGGTGGACGGGTCCAATGATCCACATCCCATGCCTGGCACAACCCCTGAGAGTGGTAAGCCAACAGAGTCTCAGTATGGTATTTCAGAGGAAAGCCATATGCAAACAGAGATCACCCAGGAGACCGAACACTACACTTTTACCTCTGAGACCGCAGGCTCCAATGTATCAGGAGTTGAAGCCACTACTAGGTATGACAGCTCTCCAGAGGAGCAACTGGAAAGTGGGCTGCCCACACCTCCTGAGGAGGACCACTCCGGAGATGAGCATGCCATCCAGGTGGAGCATGTCATGGACACGGTCTACCCAAGCACCTCTTACGACCTCTCAGGAGGGTCTATCAGGCCTGAGGGAGCCATCGCTGGGGATGTCGAGGATACATCTGTATCTTCCACTTCACCTCACGAGGAAATGGAGCTCTTCCCTGACCAGTCCACCACTCAGCCTCCATACTGGGAGAACACACCTGAATACCGCCGAACCAACTCTGTGGACCACAGTGCCAGTGTCCTTCTCCCTGAGGAGCATACCACATCACTGGACTCATTGGTCATCCAGACAGGGGAGAACAGTGGCTCTGCTACTGCTGAGTCAGAAAACCTGGCTACCCTAAGCCCAGTGGAGATGGACCCCTATGTACTGATCCCTACCTCTGAATATG CTTATGACCCCACTCAGGAGCAGTCTGGTGTCACGTCACCCGACTCCTCTACCCTAGATGACCATGTGGAGCAAGAAGCAGGAGGCACAGTGGACTCATTACCAGAAGTTTCCATGGGTTCCACTGACCAGGATGAGCACACTGACCTGGGTTCAGTTCCAACTGACAAAGTCCTTAGAGTTATTTATGACACTGACTCTAGTGAAGCCTCTGGGGTCCATGAGGGAATGCTTGACGTTACCCTTTTGACATCCCCCATACCTATAACCTATTCCCCCCCGACCCAGCGTTCCGTGGAAGCAGAGGCCAGCTCCCCAGGTGACTTCATAACCTTCATCCCAGAATCCAGCGTTCCATCTGGGTTTGATCCCCTGGAGGAAGGGCTGGATAAggtggagcgagaggggttggggGAAATCCCAGAAGTAGTCGAAACTACTACCCCAGAGACAGCTTCTGGTGTGGAGGGGAGTAGAGATGAGGAGAATGGTCAGGAGgtgagtggagaagaggagagtggtCAGGAGGCGAGGGGAGACAAGGAGAGTGGTCAGGAGGTGAATGGAGATGATAAGAGTGGTCAGGAGGCGAGTGGAGACGAGAAGAGTGGTCAGGAGGCGAGTGGAGACGAGGAGAGTGGTCAGGAGGCGAGTGGAGACGAGGAGAGTGGTCAGGAGGCGAGTGGAGACGAGGAGAGTGGTCAGGAGGCGAGTGGAGGCAAGGAGAGTGGTCTGAAGGTGAGTGGAGATGAGGACAGTGACCAAGAGGTGAGTGGCCAAGAGGGAGTGGAGTCCGGCTTAGGATCAGGATCAGACGAGGAGCACTCTGAATCTGATGAATCTGGAGAAGTCTCAGGGATCCTTGAACCAGAAGTCCCATACATGAATGAAACTGTCACTCCCATCAATGGCACAACTGTCAATAGCACAGATGAAAGCGAGCCTGAGTCGAGCACAGATGCGCCCTCTACTGATATGGAGATCACGCTGCTCTCTGACTTGTCCCAGacccccctgtcctcccccacCGTACCCCAGGAGTCCCGGGCCGATGCAAATCTGGAGTACAGTGGGGAGACCTCAGTCACTGAGGACCCTGACTCCATCACTCCACTCACTGAGGAGCCCGAGGAGACCCCCAGCCCGACGCCCACCACAGAGGACTACGATGACCAGACTACGACGGCAGCACCCCTATATCCAGAGGACGTTGATGAGGAGAAACTGATTACCACTCCTACTACTCCAAGATTTGGGAACATTTCAG ATGCCTGCCTAGAGAATCCTTGTTCCAACGGGGGAACATGTGTCGACAGTGGGTCTTCAACCAAGTGCCTTTGCTTGCCCACCTATGGAGGAGACATGTGCCAGACAG ACCTGGAGGTGTGTGAGCCGGGTTGGGAAAAGTTCATGGGCTTCTGTTACCGACATTTCACCAAGCGTCAGGGCTGGGAGGTGGCAGAGCAGCACTGTCGTATGTGTGGCGGTCACCTGATCTCGGTCATGACCCCTGAGGAACAGGACTACATTAATG aAATGTACAGAGAGTACCAGTGGACGGGACTGAATGACAGGACCATAGAGGGAGACTTCCGCTGGTCTGACGGGAATCCTCTG TTGTATGAGAACTGGTACCGGAGCCAGCCTGACAGTTACTTCCTGTCTGGAGAGGACTGTGTGGTGATGGTATGGCATGACGGGGGGCGCTGGAGCGATGTGCCCTGTAACTACCACCTCTCCTACACCTGCAAGAAGGGCACCT CTTTCTGTGGCCAGCCCCCCGTCATTGCCAACGCCAAGGTGTTTGGTAAGTCGCGTCTGCGCTACGAGACCAACTCCAAGGTGCGCTACTACTGTGAAGAAGGATTCCTCCAGACACAGAACCCCGTCATTAAGTGCCTATCCAACGGCCAATGGGAGGAGGCTCTGATCACCTGTCACCCTG CCCTGACCAACTTAGCAGAGGAAGAGCAGAAGGTCACGATGCCACCCTATCAGAACGagggggtggaggtggtggacACAGCCACGGAGAAAGCCACTTCAGAGTTCTGGGACATCAAGTGGAACTAA